The following proteins are encoded in a genomic region of Magnolia sinica isolate HGM2019 chromosome 1, MsV1, whole genome shotgun sequence:
- the LOC131246519 gene encoding uncharacterized protein LOC131246519 isoform X2: MSTNKVVLLCRLGGEFIWESSNVYYKGGTNRIVHVDRAINYLNLLCKVCGICKLTDISSIQYKYPGLDLDSLVLIENDDDISNMMNAFPQSNEPIHLFILCAQNPLIPVAIPSNLMQNADTGSAQASLQDLHVGYKALASSLHNVDANNHDVPSASNDLNNPINNTQKVMLDLKEGQEFEDVNAFHKALKEYAKRSNFQYKRTRSGGGHFQAKCIKDDCLWCIRACKLLDKPIFKIKFLKGNHTCNVANKPTM, translated from the exons ATGTCTACGAACAAGGTGGTGCTACTCTGTAGATTAGGAGGCGAATTCATTTGGGAATCCAGTAACGTTTATTACAAGGGTGGCACAAACCGGATAGTTCATGTTGATCGAGCAATCAATTACCTCAATCTTTTATGCAAAGTGTGTGGGATTTGCAAGTTGACCGACATTAGCAGCATCCAATATAAATATCCTGGTCTAGATTTGGATTCACTTGTGTTGATTGAGAATGATGACGATATATCAAATATGATGAATGCATTTCCTCAAAGTAACGAGCCCATTCATCTCTTTATCTTGTGTGCCCAAAACCCTTTAATCCCCGTTGCAATCCCCAG TAATCTGATGCAGAATGCTGATACTGGAAGTGCTCAAGCATCATTGCAGGATTTACATGTAGGTTATAAAGCACTTGCATCTTCTTTGCATAATGTTGATGCCAATAACCATGATGTTCCAAGTGCATCAAATGATTTGAATAATCCTATCAACAACACGCAGAAAGTGATGCTGGATTTAAAAGAAGGCCAAGAATTTGAAGATGTAAATGCTTTCCATAAGGCTTTAAAGGAGTATGCCAAACGTTCAAATTTCCAATATAAGCGAACAAGGTCGGGCGGTGGCCATTTTCAGGCGAAATGCATTAAAGATGATTGCTTATGGTGTATACGTGCATGTAAGCTTCTTGACAAGCCTATATTCAAGATAAAATTCTTGAAGGGAAAccatacttgtaatgttgcaaatAAGCCAACAATGTGA
- the LOC131246519 gene encoding uncharacterized protein LOC131246519 isoform X3 produces MNVKFFVLGFLLHNNSFPVIHFQFFIAHLMSTNKVVLLCRLGGEFIWESSNVYYKGGTNRIVHVDRAINYLNLLCKVCGICKLTDISSIQYKYPGLDLDSLVLIENDDDISNMMNAFPQSNEPIHLFILCAQNPLIPVAIPSNLMQNADTGSAQASLQDLHKVMLDLKEGQEFEDVNAFHKALKEYAKRSNFQYKRTRSGGGHFQAKCIKDDCLWCIRACKLLDKPIFKIKFLKGNHTCNVANKPTM; encoded by the exons ATGAATGTAAAATTTTTTGTTCTTGGGTTCCTTCTGCATAACAATAGTTTTCCTGTTATACATTTTCAGTTCTTTATAGCGCATTTGATGTCTACGAACAAGGTGGTGCTACTCTGTAGATTAGGAGGCGAATTCATTTGGGAATCCAGTAACGTTTATTACAAGGGTGGCACAAACCGGATAGTTCATGTTGATCGAGCAATCAATTACCTCAATCTTTTATGCAAAGTGTGTGGGATTTGCAAGTTGACCGACATTAGCAGCATCCAATATAAATATCCTGGTCTAGATTTGGATTCACTTGTGTTGATTGAGAATGATGACGATATATCAAATATGATGAATGCATTTCCTCAAAGTAACGAGCCCATTCATCTCTTTATCTTGTGTGCCCAAAACCCTTTAATCCCCGTTGCAATCCCCAG TAATCTGATGCAGAATGCTGATACTGGAAGTGCTCAAGCATCATTGCAGGATTTACAT AAAGTGATGCTGGATTTAAAAGAAGGCCAAGAATTTGAAGATGTAAATGCTTTCCATAAGGCTTTAAAGGAGTATGCCAAACGTTCAAATTTCCAATATAAGCGAACAAGGTCGGGCGGTGGCCATTTTCAGGCGAAATGCATTAAAGATGATTGCTTATGGTGTATACGTGCATGTAAGCTTCTTGACAAGCCTATATTCAAGATAAAATTCTTGAAGGGAAAccatacttgtaatgttgcaaatAAGCCAACAATGTGA
- the LOC131246519 gene encoding uncharacterized protein LOC131246519 isoform X1, translating into MNVKFFVLGFLLHNNSFPVIHFQFFIAHLMSTNKVVLLCRLGGEFIWESSNVYYKGGTNRIVHVDRAINYLNLLCKVCGICKLTDISSIQYKYPGLDLDSLVLIENDDDISNMMNAFPQSNEPIHLFILCAQNPLIPVAIPSNLMQNADTGSAQASLQDLHVGYKALASSLHNVDANNHDVPSASNDLNNPINNTQKVMLDLKEGQEFEDVNAFHKALKEYAKRSNFQYKRTRSGGGHFQAKCIKDDCLWCIRACKLLDKPIFKIKFLKGNHTCNVANKPTM; encoded by the exons ATGAATGTAAAATTTTTTGTTCTTGGGTTCCTTCTGCATAACAATAGTTTTCCTGTTATACATTTTCAGTTCTTTATAGCGCATTTGATGTCTACGAACAAGGTGGTGCTACTCTGTAGATTAGGAGGCGAATTCATTTGGGAATCCAGTAACGTTTATTACAAGGGTGGCACAAACCGGATAGTTCATGTTGATCGAGCAATCAATTACCTCAATCTTTTATGCAAAGTGTGTGGGATTTGCAAGTTGACCGACATTAGCAGCATCCAATATAAATATCCTGGTCTAGATTTGGATTCACTTGTGTTGATTGAGAATGATGACGATATATCAAATATGATGAATGCATTTCCTCAAAGTAACGAGCCCATTCATCTCTTTATCTTGTGTGCCCAAAACCCTTTAATCCCCGTTGCAATCCCCAG TAATCTGATGCAGAATGCTGATACTGGAAGTGCTCAAGCATCATTGCAGGATTTACATGTAGGTTATAAAGCACTTGCATCTTCTTTGCATAATGTTGATGCCAATAACCATGATGTTCCAAGTGCATCAAATGATTTGAATAATCCTATCAACAACACGCAGAAAGTGATGCTGGATTTAAAAGAAGGCCAAGAATTTGAAGATGTAAATGCTTTCCATAAGGCTTTAAAGGAGTATGCCAAACGTTCAAATTTCCAATATAAGCGAACAAGGTCGGGCGGTGGCCATTTTCAGGCGAAATGCATTAAAGATGATTGCTTATGGTGTATACGTGCATGTAAGCTTCTTGACAAGCCTATATTCAAGATAAAATTCTTGAAGGGAAAccatacttgtaatgttgcaaatAAGCCAACAATGTGA